Sequence from the Paenibacillus tundrae genome:
TGATATTTTCGCCGATAATAATACGTCCATGGATGACTTGCTGGAGCAGCACATGGGATGATCTGCAGTGCAAGCAGGATCCCGATACTGAACGGATGAACGGCAGCAATTTTTTGTTTGCTATTTCGTAGGAATGCCGCTGGTGGAATACCCGAGATTTGTTTGAATTTGCGGCGGAAATACGATTCATCCTGATAACCTACATATGATGCAACATCCTTGAGTCGATAATTGTGATCGTTCCGCATCAACATCTGAGCTTGCTTGATTCGGTAAGAGGTCAAATAGTCCATTGCACTACAACCATATCTCTTCTTGAAAACACGCATAAAGTGCCTTGAACTCATTCGCGCAACAGCTGCCAACTCTTGAATGCTTAATTTATTCGTATAGTTCTGCTCCAAGTAGACCTTCACCTGTTCAACAGGTAATGCCTGTTCATTCTCTGCTGCAAGAACGCCATCAGAAAATATCGTGTACATTAGCTCCTGAAAACGAATCTGACCATAATACCGTTGCAAGCCGTCTTTGTCCAAGATGAACTGATAGATCATCTGACAGAGTTCACCAACAACAACGGGTGAAAGGGATGTGAGCTCACCGTTTACCTCATAACGGAGAAGCTGCTTCATTCGATCCAAAGCGACCACTCTATCTTGCTCTCGTGTAAACATTACATCAAAGCTCATATGATACACACCGTATTCATCTAAGGAATGTACATTCGCCTCTACTAATTGCCCAGGAAAGCCGATATACAGCCCACCTGAATGCAGCTCCACAAAATTCCCATCGATCCTTAACCAGCCCTGTCCACTAACCACAAATATAAGCATATATGTTTCAATAAAATGCTTTTTCAAAAACCATTCGCTCGTATTCTCATTCGTATGATCTATATAAGTGAGTTTAAAATGCATATGATCCAGCGGATCAAACCGAGCTGATGGTATGTTCACATAGGTATCGTGCAAAAGTGTTCCCCCCAGCCCTAAATGTAGATTTCCCTAAGCTGTTTCAATATAACATATGAAACCTTGCATGATCTAAGATAATACACTTCTTAAGAAGACCATCGTTTATAGATCTATTGAATCGACAATATGGGAAGTACTAGAAAAAACACTCCAGTAACCTTTATACCTGCCTCCAACGAATAGGTTGCTCTTATCCGAGAAGATCAAGTTTAAAAGAATACCAGAGTGTTATAGTTTAGATTCTTATAACGCTTAGAAAATGTTTAAGTTTGCTCTACAAAAACTTGTACTGAGCCTCAATAAGCCCGTTATACACACCTTGCTGTTTAATCAACTGCTCATGGTTTCCTTCTTCTTTAATTTCACCATGATCCAGTACAATAATGTTATCCGCATTCCGAATCGTTGAGAGACGGTGAGCGACCATAAAGGATGTTCTACCTTGCAACAGAACCTCCAACGCCTCTTGGATTTTCAGTTCAGTTTCCGTGTCAATACTTGCTGTTGCTTCATCCAAAATCAAGATACGTGGATCTGCCAGCAATGCACGAGCGAAGGATAATAGTTGGCGTTGACCCATGGATAAGACATTTCCGCGCTCTTCAACCTCAGTATCATATCCACCTGGAAGCTTCATAATGAATTCATGAGCGTTTACTGCTTTTGCAGCTTCCTCCACTTCTTCATTCGTTGCATCCAACCGCCCGAATCGAATATTATCACGGATCGTACCTGAGAAGATAAATGTATCCTGCAACACGATGCTGATCTGACTGCGCAAGCTCTCTACAGTTACATCCCGAACATCCCGACCATCAATCGTTAAACGCCCGTCAGATATATCATAGAAACGGCTGATTAGGTTAATGATTGTACTCTTACCAGAGCCTGTGTGACCTACCAGTGCAATCGATTGACCTGCGTCTGCCTTAAAGCTGATTCCCTTCAGCGCCTGTCTGCCTTTCTCATACTCGAATACAACATTGTCAAATACGATATCGCCTTTAATTGAAGGGAGTGGCTTCGCACCTGGTTTGTCTGCAATACTTGGCTTCTCATCCATGAATTCGAAGATCCGTTCAGAAGAAGCCATCGCAACCAGCAATTGATTGTACATTTGACCTAGACGGTTGATCGGATCCCAGAAGTTACCGACGTAGTTGGCAAAGGCTACAAGCAAACCGACAGTCAACTGATTATCTTGAATCAGGTATGCACCAAACCAGAACAGAATTAATGTACCGAAACCACCCGTAATCTCAATAAGTGGTCCGAATCCCTGGTTCATCGCTGATGCTCTATCCCAAGACTTCTTGCTGGACAGGTTCATGTTGTCAAAATATTTCATGTTCTCTTTTTCCTGCGTATACGCTTGAGTCACTCGAATCCCTTGAATGGATTCATTCAAGTGGGAGTTAATACGGGAGTTCTTCATACGCACGTCCTGCCATGCACGGCGAATCAACACACGCAGTTTGGTCGAGATAATAAACATAATCGGAACCGTGATAATGACAGCAAGCCCCAGCTTCCAGTTGATCAGCAACAAAATGACGATGATACCAAGCAACTGCACACAGTCAATCATGACGTTAACTGCACCATTTGTGAACAAGTCCTGCAAGGAGTTAATGTCATTCGTGACACGTACAAGCACTGAGCCTGCTGGTCTTTTGTCAAAAAAGTTAAAGGACAATTTCTGGATATGCTTGAACAGGTCTGATCGAAGATCGTAAATGACTCGCTGTCCAATAATATTGGTCAATTTGATCCGATACGTATTCGCACCCCACTGAATTAAATACAGCGCAAGTACCGAGCCAGCGATCAAATAAAGCAATGTCATACTAGGCAATCCCGTCTGAGGTGCTATCGCACGGTCAATCGCCAAACTGATTAGGAAAGGTACAGACAATTTGGTAATTGTTCCCAATATCATCATTAAGATGACTAGTGGCAAAAGCTGTCTTGCATAAGGTTTCATATATGCAAACAACCGACCAAACTCTTTCCAGTTAAACGGTTTTTCTATAATCTCGTCATCTTGATATACGAATCGTTCATTTAATTTCTGATTCGAGGTTCCCTTGACCTCGCGCCTATCTGCTACCGTATCGGCACTCATGAATTCACCTGCTCCCCAGCCTCCCGCTTACCGCGGGCAATGTAATCTGCATATTGAATCTTATAAACATCCTGATATGGTCCAGGTACTTCAATAAGGTCTTGGTGTTTACCGCGCTGCACGACACGTCCTTCATCGAGCACCAGAATCTCATCCGCATGTCGGAGTGAAGATATCCGGTGGGCAATAATAAATGTCGTTCTACCGCGCATAACCTCTTGGAAGCCGGATTGAATCTCATGCTCGGTTTCCATATCTACCGCACTAGTTGCATCATCAAGCACTAGAATTTTCGGGTTTTTCAATAAAGCTCTTGCGATGGCGATCCGCTGTTTCTGACCACCTGAAAGACCCATGCCTCGCTCTCCGACAACCGTGTCGTAACCTTCAGGGAATTCCATAATGAAATCATGTGCTTTGGCCAGCTTCGCTGCCCGGATGATTTCATCCATTGTGACATTTTTCAATCCGTAGGAAATATTGTTGCGAATACTTGAGGAGAACAGGAACGTCTCCTGGAACACTGAAGCAATCTGGCTACGTAAACTACGAATACCGATGTCTTTAATATTCTTCCCATCTAGCTTAATCGTTCCCGAGTTAACGTTATACGCTCTCATCAGGAGCTGAATAATCGTCGATTTTCCTGACCCTGTTCCGCCGAGGAAACCGATAACCGTTCCAGGAGGTGCATCAAAATTAATATCTGTCACGGCTGGCATTTTGTTGCCATACGCAAAAGTTACGGACTCGAAGGTTACATGTCCATTAACATGATCCGCCTCCATAATAAGTGGATCTTCTGTTTCTTGTACATCTACTGGCGTATTCAACAGTTCTAGTACGCGTTCACCCGAAGCTTTTGATTGAGTATAGTTGTTGATATGGAAACCTAGGTTCCACATTGGTCCAATTATGTACCAGATCAAACTGAAAAAGGCAACGAGTTCACCAAGTGTTAGCGTTTGCTGAATAACCATTCTGCCACCGATGACCAAGAGCAAGACCACACTTACAGAAGCGAGGATCTCCATGATCGGAAAATAATGACTCCATAGGGTTGCCGCATGAATCTGATTCGTTTTGTAACGTTCATTGCGTGTAGAGAACTTCTCCACTTCATATGGTTCACGAGCAAAAGACTTAACCGTACGCACACCTGTAATATTCTCCTGTACGGCTGTCGTGAGTGAACTCAGCGCGAGTCGCATTTCTTGGAACGCAGGGTGAATTCGGGATTCGAATCTTAGCGCAACGAAGGCAAGTAGAGGAATACAAATGAGTGTATACAGGGTAAGCTGCCAACTCATCGTCATCATCATAATTGCGCCGAATACGACCATCAATACCATGTTGAGAATCTGGGCGAAGCCAAATCCGATAAAGTTCCGGATCGCTTCCAAATCTCCCGTGAGGCGGGACATCAGATCTCCCGTTTTGGCCGTGTCATAATAACGGAAGGATAAAAATTGAAGCTTTTCATAACAAGCATTACGTAGCCGGTATGCCAAAAAGTTACCCAGTCGGCCTCCAAAGAAACCGTGTAAAAATTGCATACCTGCCTTCAAAATAACAACACCTAACACAGTTAAAGCAAGTATGGGAACGTCTTCAAAACTTCGCGGTATAATTACGTCATCAATCAAAATCCTAAGCAGGTTCGGATACACAAGCCCGAGTGCAGTCGCTAAGGCGAGGAACAAGATTGATACAAATAAATACGATCGCTTTTCCCAAAAAAAGGTTTGCAGTTGCCTGAGAACATCCATGTTTCTCCTCCTCTTGTCTAGTTCAAAATAGTATGAACATTTATGAAGTTTATCACCGTCCCCCCTTCGCGGCAAAGCGAATAACAGACCATATTCAGGCTACTTTCTCCTTAATGCGGCATTAACAGGGGTAAACAACCACCTATCAATCAAATGTTTGAATATTCTCTTCATTTCAGGTTGTTCGTACAAAAAAAAGGCTCCCTTGTTGACCTCTTGGTCGGGAGCCTTTTTGAACATGAATTCATAGGTACACACTTCGTGTAGATTTATTCGTGTACGAATTGCTGTACTTGCAGGGAAAGAGCATTCCATTCGTCTGCGAGTATGCCACTTGTCAACGTTTCATTCAGCGCGTTTACCGCTTCTTGAAGTCTCTCCTCTAACTGTCTGGCTTGATACTGTAATGACTGCCGAAGCTGCACATCATAGAATTCAATAAGCTTATGCTGGGCAGGAGGTAACACATCAGCAACCATTTGTTTGATGACAGGCTCCAGCACTTCTTGCAGTCGCTGACGCCCACCTCCTTCGAAGAACTGCTTGGGATTGCGTAAATAACTTTGATAGGTTTTCCAGCCGGATGGCTCCTCTAATCGAATCTCCTCAAGAACGGGTGTTGTCCATTCCTCATTAAAGGATAAGGATAGATCCATTCCCCCAGATAAACGCTTCAATTCCTCGATACAATCCGTGATCTGCTTCTGCAACCATGTCTGACCCGTCTGTTCTAATCGTAGTGTGGTTGCCAGGAGCTCCTGTTCAAGCTCAACCGCAATCATACGCAACAGTTCACGTCCACATGCAGCAAAGGCGCTTTTCAATTGACCGCGATCTTCTCGTAGTACTGACGGATGGAATGCCTCAGCCATAAACGTACCGAGTCGATATGCGAGTCGCTGTCTCACATGAAAGAGCAACTCCCCTGTTTCTTGTGTCAGCTCCTCCTTCATGGAACGTTCAGAGAGGGTACGAATACGGCCTACGGATTGATCCATGATCGAATTCAGCTCCAGACGACGCTGCTCTAACACCTCTTCACCTTGTACCGCATCTTCTGCTCTCTGCTTCAATCGCTGCACCACACGTGTCAATTCTTCCGCTGCTCCGTGAACGGCGAGATCGGCAAGCTCTCTCCCAGCGAAGCGATTGAATTCTTCTTCAAACCGCGTAAAGCCCGACTGCTGAAGCAACTCAGCATTACCGGTGCTCTTACCATCCATCGCAAGCAAGCTGGACACCGGGAATAATCGAGGGGAACGAATTCCGTTGGTACGAAGCTGGGTGCTCACATGATTCAGAACTTGTTCCAATTCCTCTTCTGACGAAGAAAGATCACTTGCATTCACAACAAAGAACATCTGATCCATTGCTGAGCTGTCCTTCACCCGTCCTAATTGAGTCAGGAATTGTCGATCTCCTTGTGAGAAGGCATGATTATAATACGTTACAAATATAAGCGCATCTGCATTCTTCATATAATTAAACGTTACTCCGGTATGTCGGGCATTCACCGAGTCAGCCCCTGGCGTATCTACCAGGACAATGCCTTGCTCCGTAACTGCACAACTATAGTAGAGGTCTATGCTATCAACAAAGCAGGACTTCCGTTCATTCGCTACAAAGTTACGATAACCGGCCAGATCAACTAACACATCTTGACCTAATTGATCCGCAGTATCCTCCCAACCAGCCGCAGCCGCTTGTAAAAAGCTATAATGAGGTCTTCCCGCTGGATGTACATCTTGAGGCGACAGAGATTTGACGCGCTTCTGCCAATCCGCCCCTGGTTCACCTAAGCCAAGTAAGCGGAACGAATATGCCAGATCCTCTTGGAAGGCATTGTGAGTCTTCATCCGGACTCGGGCAGTGCCATGCTCCGCTCCACCGGACGGAGCCATAATGCGGTTAATCGCCGCTGTTGTTGGGTGCGGCGAGACCGGTAAGATCGCTTCGCCGAGCAAAGCGTTGGCGAAGGAGGACTTACCCGCGCTGAACGCACCGAACAGCGCGAGTGTAAACGTGCCGCCGGCAAGCGAAGCCGCGCGTGCACGCAGATCCCGTACCGCCGACCCCATGGCGGGGTACGGCTCTACCACCGCAGCGGCGGCTTCCAGCCGTGCCGCCGCTGCGTCCAGGCGCCGGCGACGCTCAGCGCCAGCCGCCGGGTGCCCTTGCGCCGCTGCTGCTGTGCGCGGCGGCGTTGCCTGTGGCTGCGCAGCCACAGGCGTAGTGCCCGTGTGCGAGCCGGGAGCTTCGCTCGGCGGCTCGTGCGCGGGCACTTGCGGGCTCCGCACCTCCGGCAATAGCCCGGAGGAGAGGGAGCCCGCAAGAGGCAGCAGGCTTCGCAGCCCTGCTGCCTCCGCTGCGGCGGCGCGCTGGAGCGCTGTGTAGCGCGTCGCCGCAGCGGATTGCGCCAGCAACGCTGTGCGGCTGGCGTCCAGCGCTTGAAGCGCGGCTTCGCCTTGCGCGCTCAGCGCTTCAAGCATGCGGTCGACCAGCATCATGGCCGACTTGCGGTAGCGAGCCTCAATCTCGCCTCGCAAATCTTTGCTATATTGAAGTATATACTCAGGAGACAACTCTGCACTTGCACTTCGTTTCATCTCAAGCAAAGCCTCATCCACGACAGGAAGCTCTGCATTCAGCGCCTGTTCCCACTCAGATCCCCAGAGCTGATGAGATTCACCTAGCTGTCTAAGCATCGTGCGTATATGAACCTCCACTTGTCCCTGAACTTGGTCTTGCAGCAATCCAGCAAGCTCTGTCGCTCGGCGTTGTTTCTCCTGCTCCGTTTTGCCGCCCGAGAATAGGAGTCCCACCCGGAAACCAGGTTTGCGACTTTCCAGAAATGCACCTGCCGATGTACGGATATCTGCTGGTGTGAGATTGGCATTGGCCAGAAGAGGTTCAAGTTCTGCCCGAAACTTCTCTCGTTCCCGTGAGGGCTTGGAACGAAGCTCAGCTTCTTCTTGCTGAATTGCCGCTAGCTCATGCTCCAATCTCTCCAAGCCTTCCGGCCCACCGATTTCCTCAAGTAAACTCGCTTCTTCCTCTTCTCGTTCTTCCGCTCGCCGCTCTAAATGTTGTTCTGTCACATGACTGGCGGAACTCACCAAACTATGCTGGATCAGACCCTCTTTATGTTCCAACATATGTTTAATAAGCTCAGGAATCTGCTTCCACTGGTTGTAGCGGTGATCCTTGTCTCGAAGTGATGTGAACAGTAGCCCATCATATCGAACTTCCCAAGCATTAAAGATCGTTTCAACACCTTCGATATACGTATCAAACGAAAGCTCATTTTCTCGATGCTTATCAATCTGATTCACGATCAAGAACAACGGTTTGCCCCAATCCGACAAACTTTTAGCAAATGACAAGTTGCTCTCTGATTGCACATGATTATAATCCATCACATAGAACACTACGTCAGCTAAATGAAGTGCTGAATGAGTCGCCAATCCATGACCTCGATCTGTTGAATCCACACCAGGTGTATCCAACAGAACTGCATCATTTTTCAGCAAGGGAATATCATCCCACACTTCAATCGAACGATATGCACCACCATTTTTGCAATACGCTTCTAACTGCTCAGGGGAAACCTCCAGTGTACTACCCACGCCTGATGCATTGTCAGCGCTTTCGTGATCTGTCGTATGAATAATCGCTCGCGGTGCACCATTGCGGATTGATACGACGTTAGCACTTGTAGGCACAGGACTTGAAGGCAGTACCCGTTTACCACACAAACTATTAATCAGACTAGACTTACCTGCTGAGAAGTGTCCGCAGAATGCGATGGTCAATTGCTTCATTTCCGCCTTGCGGATCAGATCTGTTATAGCCTGTACCGCCGTATGGTCTCTCGTCTGCTCCATTGCCTCTCGCAGTGGAAGCAGAGGTTTAGCCATTTCTACTGGATAATCTGTTTTCGTCATGACTGGCCTTTCCCCCTGGCTCCTCAATTTGGCATCATTCGTGATAATGCCTTTC
This genomic interval carries:
- a CDS encoding ABC transporter ATP-binding protein, with translation MSADTVADRREVKGTSNQKLNERFVYQDDEIIEKPFNWKEFGRLFAYMKPYARQLLPLVILMMILGTITKLSVPFLISLAIDRAIAPQTGLPSMTLLYLIAGSVLALYLIQWGANTYRIKLTNIIGQRVIYDLRSDLFKHIQKLSFNFFDKRPAGSVLVRVTNDINSLQDLFTNGAVNVMIDCVQLLGIIVILLLINWKLGLAVIITVPIMFIISTKLRVLIRRAWQDVRMKNSRINSHLNESIQGIRVTQAYTQEKENMKYFDNMNLSSKKSWDRASAMNQGFGPLIEITGGFGTLILFWFGAYLIQDNQLTVGLLVAFANYVGNFWDPINRLGQMYNQLLVAMASSERIFEFMDEKPSIADKPGAKPLPSIKGDIVFDNVVFEYEKGRQALKGISFKADAGQSIALVGHTGSGKSTIINLISRFYDISDGRLTIDGRDVRDVTVESLRSQISIVLQDTFIFSGTIRDNIRFGRLDATNEEVEEAAKAVNAHEFIMKLPGGYDTEVEERGNVLSMGQRQLLSFARALLADPRILILDEATASIDTETELKIQEALEVLLQGRTSFMVAHRLSTIRNADNIIVLDHGEIKEEGNHEQLIKQQGVYNGLIEAQYKFL
- a CDS encoding helix-turn-helix domain-containing protein gives rise to the protein MHDTYVNIPSARFDPLDHMHFKLTYIDHTNENTSEWFLKKHFIETYMLIFVVSGQGWLRIDGNFVELHSGGLYIGFPGQLVEANVHSLDEYGVYHMSFDVMFTREQDRVVALDRMKQLLRYEVNGELTSLSPVVVGELCQMIYQFILDKDGLQRYYGQIRFQELMYTIFSDGVLAAENEQALPVEQVKVYLEQNYTNKLSIQELAAVARMSSRHFMRVFKKRYGCSAMDYLTSYRIKQAQMLMRNDHNYRLKDVASYVGYQDESYFRRKFKQISGIPPAAFLRNSKQKIAAVHPFSIGILLALQIIPCAAPASHPWTYYYRRKYQTDKVIPLALGENTWVEQLQSLQPDYIVTVSTDLSESLQSQLQSVAPVCTVPWENNDWKEHLRVVARFLDRSDIAEVWLKRYEERAAQVKEELAVTIREDELLVLKVYGEHLQVLSSASIASVFYEDMEMNAPAGAETLWNKDSVTLQEVSTLHFGRLLLIIGEDETSKQTWTCLRASDEWNNIAAVRNGKMDVLMSSVLLDYTAFTHELMLHELLKLWHDRP
- a CDS encoding ABC transporter ATP-binding protein, with the protein product MDVLRQLQTFFWEKRSYLFVSILFLALATALGLVYPNLLRILIDDVIIPRSFEDVPILALTVLGVVILKAGMQFLHGFFGGRLGNFLAYRLRNACYEKLQFLSFRYYDTAKTGDLMSRLTGDLEAIRNFIGFGFAQILNMVLMVVFGAIMMMTMSWQLTLYTLICIPLLAFVALRFESRIHPAFQEMRLALSSLTTAVQENITGVRTVKSFAREPYEVEKFSTRNERYKTNQIHAATLWSHYFPIMEILASVSVVLLLVIGGRMVIQQTLTLGELVAFFSLIWYIIGPMWNLGFHINNYTQSKASGERVLELLNTPVDVQETEDPLIMEADHVNGHVTFESVTFAYGNKMPAVTDINFDAPPGTVIGFLGGTGSGKSTIIQLLMRAYNVNSGTIKLDGKNIKDIGIRSLRSQIASVFQETFLFSSSIRNNISYGLKNVTMDEIIRAAKLAKAHDFIMEFPEGYDTVVGERGMGLSGGQKQRIAIARALLKNPKILVLDDATSAVDMETEHEIQSGFQEVMRGRTTFIIAHRISSLRHADEILVLDEGRVVQRGKHQDLIEVPGPYQDVYKIQYADYIARGKREAGEQVNS
- a CDS encoding dynamin family protein, producing MTKTDYPVEMAKPLLPLREAMEQTRDHTAVQAITDLIRKAEMKQLTIAFCGHFSAGKSSLINSLCGKRVLPSSPVPTSANVVSIRNGAPRAIIHTTDHESADNASGVGSTLEVSPEQLEAYCKNGGAYRSIEVWDDIPLLKNDAVLLDTPGVDSTDRGHGLATHSALHLADVVFYVMDYNHVQSESNLSFAKSLSDWGKPLFLIVNQIDKHRENELSFDTYIEGVETIFNAWEVRYDGLLFTSLRDKDHRYNQWKQIPELIKHMLEHKEGLIQHSLVSSASHVTEQHLERRAEEREEEEASLLEEIGGPEGLERLEHELAAIQQEEAELRSKPSREREKFRAELEPLLANANLTPADIRTSAGAFLESRKPGFRVGLLFSGGKTEQEKQRRATELAGLLQDQVQGQVEVHIRTMLRQLGESHQLWGSEWEQALNAELPVVDEALLEMKRSASAELSPEYILQYSKDLRGEIEARYRKSAMMLVDRMLEALSAQGEAALQALDASRTALLAQSAAATRYTALQRAAAAEAAGLRSLLPLAGSLSSGLLPEVRSPQVPAHEPPSEAPGSHTGTTPVAAQPQATPPRTAAAAQGHPAAGAERRRRLDAAAARLEAAAAVVEPYPAMGSAVRDLRARAASLAGGTFTLALFGAFSAGKSSFANALLGEAILPVSPHPTTAAINRIMAPSGGAEHGTARVRMKTHNAFQEDLAYSFRLLGLGEPGADWQKRVKSLSPQDVHPAGRPHYSFLQAAAAGWEDTADQLGQDVLVDLAGYRNFVANERKSCFVDSIDLYYSCAVTEQGIVLVDTPGADSVNARHTGVTFNYMKNADALIFVTYYNHAFSQGDRQFLTQLGRVKDSSAMDQMFFVVNASDLSSSEEELEQVLNHVSTQLRTNGIRSPRLFPVSSLLAMDGKSTGNAELLQQSGFTRFEEEFNRFAGRELADLAVHGAAEELTRVVQRLKQRAEDAVQGEEVLEQRRLELNSIMDQSVGRIRTLSERSMKEELTQETGELLFHVRQRLAYRLGTFMAEAFHPSVLREDRGQLKSAFAACGRELLRMIAVELEQELLATTLRLEQTGQTWLQKQITDCIEELKRLSGGMDLSLSFNEEWTTPVLEEIRLEEPSGWKTYQSYLRNPKQFFEGGGRQRLQEVLEPVIKQMVADVLPPAQHKLIEFYDVQLRQSLQYQARQLEERLQEAVNALNETLTSGILADEWNALSLQVQQFVHE